cacccaaaaaacgtcaNNNNNNNNNNNNNNNNNNNNNNNNNNNNNNNNNNNNNNNNNNNNNNNNNNNNNNNNNNNNNNNNNNNNNNNNNNNNNNNNNNNNNNNNNNNNNNNNNNNNcaggactgatatcttctaagtcccacagtagttctctgttagatttaactttcacacagtccaaggactgatatcttctaagttcctgagtagttctctgttagtttgaacctttagacagtctgaggactgaaatcctaaaagttcttgagtagttctctgttagtttgaaccttcagacagtctgaggacaagttttaaaagtttctcagtacttctctgttagtttgaacctttagacagtctgaggactgaaattttaaaagtttctcagtacttctgttagtttgaactttttggttaacagaagccttaaaacttgtgaccatgagtcttgatttcacatttagaccatccatctgagttcttctcagaccttcacttgtgggttttttagaaatctgaACAAACTTTCATTCGCTTCAccgaacagtaaagtttgtggagatcagaaggtaacattagtttgataattgctttcaactactagtagattttatctggaaagcagttttctgaaatgagcacttagtaaatctgtccacaatcaaaccaagaacatagaaagaggaaatgtttgaagaaacaacttgatgttttcatttcagactagaaaatgctttaagacctttatctgtttttagtctttttgatCGTTTGTCCTCCAacttgatcttctaaagtttaattggtgtcttttcaaatgttttgtctttagtttgattcttcttaaatgtttagttttgctcttttcttaccttttattcttttctaatgtctgatttgattttgaaatattttgtctttttaatgtttaattgttgttttttcaaatgttttatcggctttccttttctttcccaaagtttaatttttcgattaaatctttgtttttccttttaaatgttctaccaccttttaatgtttaattttctttttaaatgcttcattgtgttttctgtttaattcctatttaaagttttattgtcgttaagatttaattttctaatgaaaaatttaattttttaattcaatgttttgtctttttaaaggtttaataatctaattaaatgttttgtatttttttaaatgtgtaatactcttgtttaattgtattttttaaatgtttaattttctcaaatatttcatctttaatgtttaatatttttgtttgaaaaattttattttcagaattaGATGTTCTGTATCTtctatttaattatctaatgaaatattttgtctgtttaatacaatttaattgtttttaatgtttaattttctttataaaagttttattgtattaaatgcttttcccctttgatttaattgcttttttaatgtagtttatttctttaatctgttttcctgtcaagattttaaccccaaccttaaaaagaaaaaaatcacaatgaaaatacttctgttgtcacaatcatgagttagtcaattattcagtttatcaattcaattttatttgattagcacctttcacacagatgacaaaactaaacaatgagaaaaaactatgctaaaactatgattaaaactcaaaaacatattttaaaaaaagatttaacatggtaataaaatctgttgtgtccaggggatggagggagtttattgaagtcttcttgggctcacatgggaaatcatttcaaacataaacttgatattcagtctaaggaaactggaaactgcagagcgacagaagaaccaacaatatctcctgttttctcctttaatgagtcgactcttcttgtgctttcagaccaaagaactacagactcttcacaacctgctcaaactcttggtacaggacctcaccacacgggtcaagaaagtttccatctcatttctactctgaagatcaccttctcctgctcaaactgctgacaaatgtttctgctgctctaaagtctggtctccagaacttcctaaaaactctcaaagtctcttctgctgcaggttgctttgtagaactgttccagaaaacctcactaaaccacatggaggggcctcaagatagtcgtccaaatgaaaccgtacaaaaaccaaactagcataacccaaacgctaaagtctcctgcagcctaccagagaacctctgagaacagagaatcaggacaggaactcttaccttctggacaaccaaccttggttcacaaacaagaatacagaatgtgtctgaccaaaaacctctaaagactcactacagccaagataaagacacaactcagctgcagcaaatccactaatcactgcacacattagcaccatgtgctaactgtggctaaagaaccacatttaccaagacaactatccagtacaaagccctaaaacacaccaagaaacacattaaagacgattttactgctggaagctgcaagccaacggctaaagaacacactaaagcaacagagtcaaacccggttcagtggtgaagagaagcagaggaaatgtttgtctgcagccaaataaagcaggaagacagtgagctgctcaggtgttcctgataacaccaagcagccacctggacagccaataggaacacagtttcctggaagtccagagggctgggttagtgaaggaaatttagtttaaagttgaagcagaaagttcagaaagaaagttgaaaaccacctcctgatacctgaaatctctgagtttttacataaagaacgcctgaacatgccaaactggttccatagtagaaccatcattgtaaaaacgtcatagtatggtgtgttgctcaaaaaacattaggacccggctgtctagggttgccgaggagcaacacaaaaacaggacaaaagctggtttccagggggttaggaggctatttatttgaaagggtaagtttacaacaacacaacatgtgagcagaaaaatcacaaagtctgtctttagttcagctgaaaatattagtttttctcttttttattgaccaaacttttcaggaagtagatgaagaataattaaagctctcatgtagaagtccaacttattttggatccttgtggagagtttaatcttagagtttgtaaagctgttgagtttttagagtcacatggattgttttgacatttaataaccgagtcctgaaataaaattacagttgtggatttctgtcatttagtctggactaaacaaataacagcagcataaatctcaaacatcattacgaggagtctggattgaggtttctcacttgataatgatcaaaacatgaaatttaggttggtttaaaggaatattccaccttaaatctttgaatgttgacctaaaaggttggtttcaggaagtattccacctacaaggtcctcaaacatccaccttaaaggaacattccaccaaaaatccttggacatgcacctaaaatgttgctttaacagagtattccatccaaaatcctcaaagagacccgaggggctggttaaaaggaatattccacctaaaacctcaaatatagacccaaaagggtggtttagaaaaaatccttcaatgtagaccaaaatagttagtatggaggaatattccacctgaaatgtagacctgagaagttggtttggaagaagataagatagataagagatagataaagttctttatttctccccactccaggggaaatttacattgttacagcagcttatgtaacagtagacatagtgataagaataaaagaataatagaacaatagtaataatatttacaatatatacaagggtgacagatgagggtaaagtggcttaacagaaaaaataaaaataaagtttaaaagtgcagagatgtgcagtgcaagaatgtcagtgcaaattttatggtttggggtggtaatgatatagtccagtttatgttaacatcagccagtgatgctgatgttgtaaagtcttatagcagatggaatgaaggacctgcgatagcgctctttcttgcagggtggatgtctcagtctgctgctgaaggagctgcttaaagaccccacagtgtcatgcagtgggtgagagggattgtccatgatggatgtgagctttgccaacatcctcctctcacccacctcctctatggagtccagggaacagtccaggacagaaccggccctcctgaccagtctgtttagtctctttctgtccctttcagtgctccctgctccccagcagaccactgcatagaaaatagcagacgctaccacagagtcaaaaaatgtcctgagcagagtcctgcacactccaaaggacctcagtctcctcagcaggtggagacgactttggcccttcttgtacagaacctctgtattgtgtgtccagtccagtttattgttgaggtgaacacccaggtatttgtatgtgtccaccatgtcaatgtccaaaccctggatgttcaccggtgcagtccggggtgtcctcctcctgctgaagtccacgatcatctccttcgtcttactggcgttgagctgcagatggtttcgctcacaccagtcaacaaagtcagagatgaccgtcctgtactcccgctcgtccccctcagatacacacccaacaatggctgtatcatcggagaacttctggaggtgacagctcccagagttgtagtggaagtccgatgtgtacagggtgaagagaaagggggagagcactgtcccctgtggggcccccatgctgctgactaccacatcagacacacagtcccgaagcctcacgtactgtggtctgttggtgaggtagtcgatggtccaagcagccaggtgacagtctactcccgttccttcaagcttcaccctaagcagagaaggctggatggtgttgaaagcactggagaagtcaaagaacatgaccctcacagtgctgctgggtttctccagatgagtcagtgatctgtgcagcaggtagatcactgcatcatccactccaatgttcggttggtaggcgaactgcagtggatccagatactggctcacctggggacggaggttcttgaggacgatcctctccatggtcttcatcaggtgagaagtgagggccacaggtctgaagtggttaggctccctggggttcctggtcttagagacaggaaccaggcaggaagtcttccataacagaggaaccctctccagactcaggctcaggttaaagatgtgcagcagcacctgacagagctggtctgcacagtctctaaggagtctggagctgattccatcaggacctgcagctttcctggtcttgatctttttaagctcacttctcacctgatcagctgttatggagaggcagggggagggtggcagggggaggggtgatggtggtggtggggggtgagacgaggaggggtgatggggctgtatgcagagtccggaggtggtagaagacggggatgggaggaggggtgctgttggtggtgttggtggtagagagctgaggtgtgaagaaggagctggctggtcggtgctttgatgagaggggggaggagtgggagcagagtcgaatctgttaaagaacagattcagctcattggcccactcctggcctcctgctgcagctcccctctcatggcctctgctgtaaccagagatggatctcaggtctctccagacctcccttgtgttattgtcctgcaggtgagattccatcttggtcctgtagctggccttgtccgccttgatcttcttctttatctccttctgcaccctcctcagctcctctttgtccccagatccaaaaaccctcctcttctccttcagcagggtcttcagttccagggacacccagggtttgctgttagagaaacaccgtactttcctggttggtacgatgttctctgcacagaagttaaTGTAGTCCGTAATAGTGTCCGTCAGTGAatcaatgtcctccccgtgtggaccacacagcacatcccagtctgtggtctcaaagcagtcctgcagcgcctcagtggcctcgtcagaccacttcttcacatacctggtggtggggggttgtttcttcaccataggtatgtaaatgggctgcagtctcaccaggttgtgatctgagtggcccagcggggggaggggtgaggagctgtatgcatccttgatgtttgcatacagcaggtccagggttttattgtctctggtatggcaggtcacgtactgggtgaacgtggggagagtggcagagagcaatgcatgattaaagtctcctgagatgataataagagactgagggtgagatgtttgcagctgggacactacactgtggatgagttcacaggctgcagccgcatcagccgagggagggatgtacacagtaatggctattacatgtgaatactcccggggcagatagaacggacgcagactgacagccagtaattctacatccttagtgcagagctgctctttaacactaatgtgtccagcattacaccatctctcattcacatacatcgCGAGGCCCCCACCCTTTCTCTTACCACTCTCCCTCACGTTCCGGTCCGCTCTGACCAGATGGAATCCGTCCAGAGTTAAAAGTGAGTCCGGAGTGAGTTCGTTCAGCCATGACTCCGTGAACATCATGAGGCTGCTCTCCCGATACTCCCACTGCAGCCTTGTCAGCGCcgtcagttcttccatcttatTCGGGAGAGACCTCACATTCCCCATAATCACAGATGGAACGGACGGCTTGTAGCGTCTCCTCTTCTCCCGACGCTTCAGTCCTGCCCgacatcctctcctccttctgcgGAGCTCAGCTGGGATGTCTGGTCTCTCCCACGACGGCGGCCTGGCCTGGCTCAGCGCCAACAGCTGTTCCCGACTGTAAACAATGGAGCCATGGCTGAACGGGTCACCAGATGCAGATTTAAAAAGTTCCGAAAACAGTAGTAAACAAAGTAGGGAAAACGCTATTtgcacatccatgtctgtcccgTACAAAAGCGTCACCCTActtgctgaaaagaaaaacttaaaaagagaagaaaactacaaaaataactaaacagacctaaagttaaccggagctgctgtaactagcTGCCGCTGGCACGGCGCcatcttgaaaaaaaagaatataccatcttaaacatccttaaatgtagactaaaagatggtctggaagaaaattccacctaaaatcctccaatgtagacctaaaaggtgagtttaatggtatattccacctaaaattcactactgtagaccttggaggttggtctgatggtatattccacccaacatccttgaacataaacttaaaaagttcattcaaaggaatattccagctaaaatccttcaatgtaaaccaaaaaatcttgttgtaaaggagtattccaccttaaatgtagacctaaaggatggtttggagtaatattctactctaaaaccttccaatgtagacctaaaaggttgatctgatggtatattctacccaacatcctggaacatttacctaaaaggttggtttaatggtatattcccagaagaacccttgaacattgggcttaatggtatattccacccaaaatacttgtacatataccaagaagtcaatgtaaaggaaatgtagatctaaaaggattgtttaaaggaatatttaaactgttattttcattatttaataatctgttatcagtcagaaccctggcaaacttattttcatcatttttttttttagtggaagtcacaaataaaggagctcttggttttttcTGGCGTTAGTGAATCaatagctgctgtttcaacacagacatgttcacatgcatccacaaacctctcagcactcaaacacccacagacaggcggccggctgggccgaggctcggcggcgtcctcagacccacgagtcggggagtcgctgaacttgttggtctggtttgaaggcctccatgtggtccagtagaagtccacgtagtcggtgttggctttgaaccgcagcgactggccaccatcaggtggaccggctcgtcctcgtagggctcctcctgtagccttgaagggaccacaggaacattcagtagctgctggagttcttcctgtcaggctcctggtagaacggctctgaacaatcttgtacttgtcttatctggaacaatctaacagcctaaactgttaacagcggtgtaaagaagcaaacacacaggcatagattaggactcaaactagatttattttagaaaacaaatcaacttagaggcatttgttcacacgtggctgaataggaagccgtccaatcagatttgaggttttcactctgtaggttgtttgtttggtgagactcttggacctccatcagctgatgtggatgtttgatggtcttcctctctagtgccagatgattcatccatgaattcagcagctacagactgaaatgaagctcatgctgccgttattgaattcctgttccagatcaaatgttcagagctcaccttgaatgcagccgtctgctgtctgatagtttttctcattgtagtcttcaataaagtctttttcctcatgtcaggatgtggtgagactctttctcagtctctgcagacgtccctcattgtgcatctccagagaagaaacagaaaaactggtcactgcttcagcatcacaaacgctctccagcattgagagtgttttaggaattaattcattgtgttgtgaactttgaaggagcagaaactttacagctgccaaagatatgagcttcAATTcaggatgttttaggaaatgaagttcatcaaatgaacacttgatttttgctgataattatcattaaattactgaagaaatctaagataaaaactctcaggcagctttttctataattctatcatcatgttctggaaccaggactctacagaagttccttcaatcagatacttgtgtgtttctatttaaggcctcaggtttgaacgtacagcagagagGATTAGAAAgtagtgattttaatatttaaatcagtccagtaaatgattggagtaaaaatgattaaaattttgatttagatagatttgtgtcaaataatattgtagagtctcacttaaatatatccaaatgagttcagtgtatttacattttacagaatatttgatttcttaatctcaatactgtaggatctgaccctaaatattataataatgatgtcaatttaaataatattgtagagcagtcataaactttaatcagctaaacttacataataaatatcactgtacaatcttaacctaaacattcatattattgaggtacatttacataaatcatgatattctagggtcttaactggaatatttctaacattaatctttttgtattgtgctgataaacaacaataacccgactttcagataatatttgtcgtctgtgattgagactaaattcctccacattctggaactggactgcatttcccaaaatggaaacatggacagaatttaacactcatgtatccatggcaacactaaagtttctgcttcttaccatagttcacaacacaagtaaagattttaatgtaaaactccagggatgactgctgaccataagtattctgatcaatacttcatgatcaatatcaggacagatgttacaactccagctgttgcattagactgcagttattcacagagaaattaaaacatcacattcctcataaaaactagatgggacttttatcaaataaagtgttggtgaataaacagtgtaaaaagtgcaaagcagctcaattaaatcaggagatgtgagacttccacagcatggatcaccatctgctgtgttgattcatagctgaatgtcagaatgaactgagatagaaaagctgctttgagctgcaacattacggtctgacaatccaacaccatcacagttttcatctggttgttttttttttaattcaattttatttatatagcgccaattacagtcaaattgtctcgagacgctttacagagcccattgctccaacatgctgtgaagttcagttttacctgaatcaatacagagattctattttcaactaagactggaataaaaattagaatgttgtgaggttattaatgcaactaaatcctttcggatggaaggatttacttctatgttctaattcaagtttcagttggagcacattgcattcacaaagaaaaacagcgataccttcatagcaacatttaataaacctaaagcttccctgttggctcattggtggagtttgttactgagcatctgaaccttaaatccagtgagacgaccatcttcagtcgaggccagtcagagaacttcaagaccttccatcagctggaccagatgtggcatcatctccctctgaac
This is a stretch of genomic DNA from Amphiprion ocellaris isolate individual 3 ecotype Okinawa chromosome 21, ASM2253959v1, whole genome shotgun sequence. It encodes these proteins:
- the LOC129347879 gene encoding uncharacterized protein LOC129347879 gives rise to the protein MDVQIAFSLLCLLLFSELFKSASGDPFSHGSIVYSREQLLALSQARPPSWERPDIPAELRRRRRGCRAGLKRREKRRRYKPSVPSVIMGNVRSLPNKMEELTALTRLQWEYRESSLMMFTESWLNELTPDSLLTLDGFHLVRADRNVRESGKRKGGGLAMYVNERWCNAGHISVKEQLCTKDVELLAVSLRPFYLPREYSHVIAITVYIPPSADAAAACELIHSVVSQLQTSHPQSLIIISGDFNHALLSATLPTFTQYVTCHTRDNKTLDLLYANIKDAYSSSPLPPLGHSDHNLVRLQPIYIPMVKKQPPTTRYVKKWSDEATEALQDCFETTDWDVLCGPHGEDIDSLTDTITDYINFCAENIVPTRKVRCFSNSKPWVSLELKTLLKEKRRVFGSGDKEELRRVQKEIKKKIKADKASYRTKMESHLQDNNTREVWRDLRSISGYSRGHERGAAAGGQEWANELNLFFNRFDSAPTPPPSHQSTDQPAPSSHLSSLPPTPPTAPLLPSPSSTTSGLCIQPHHPSSSHPPPPPSPLPLPPSPCLSITADQVRSELKKIKTRKAAGPDGISSRLLRDCADQLCQVLLHIFNLSLSLERVPLLWKTSCLVPVSKTRNPREPNHFRPVALTSHLMKTMERIVLKNLRPQVSQYLDPLQFAYQPNIGVDDAVIYLLHRSLTHLEKPSSTVRVMFFDFSSAFNTIQPSLLRVKLEGTGVDCHLAAWTIDYLTNRPQYVRLRDCVSDVVVSSMGAPQGTVLSPFLFTLYTSDFHYNSGSCHLQKFSDDTAIVGCVSEGDEREYRTVISDFVDWCERNHLQLNASKTKEMIVDFSRRRTPRTAPVNIQGLDIDMVDTYKYLGVHLNNKLDWTHNTEVLYKKGQSRLHLLRRLRSFGVCRTLLRTFFDSVVASAIFYAVVCWGAGSTERDRKRLNRLVRRAGSVLDCSLDSIEEVGERRMLAKLTSIMDNPSHPLHDTVGSLSSSFSSRLRHPPCKKERYRRSFIPSAIRLYNISITG